The region tttgcaattacggagttttcagccaatcagattgctcgtgacgtcagcatcagtAGTGACTATCGTTTGGAAGTTGGAAGACATACACCGAATCAGAAGAATGATAAGGTCCATTGGTCATAAAATGTCAAAGCATCAATGAGTTCATTGACGTCACTGAAACATGGTGCTTAACAgattcatttttgttgttgattgacCTGGGCCCTGTTTCACTTAGTTTAGTCTTGTTATGGGGTTTCTTTCCAAATGCCCTGAcgttacttttaatgcttggatcacTTGTTGACCTTACtttgatacatacgctacattccattgggttcgtgtttacgttatccaagATTTGTGAGCTGTTCTATATTGAAATGGAATTGGTTGCGTGGAATGGgtacactaaaatcaacttgACGACACGAGTTCACGGCGATTCTTGAATGAATATGCGCAAAACATGACAGCAACAATAGTTTGGATTGGCACAGTACGTGGGTGAATTGCGCGATCAGATTAGGCCTCTAGTTAGTCTGGATTTTCCTgtctaaaatttggaaaatggtaCCCGAATAATCAAAGcataattttcacaaattgtTTGTCAAATTATGTCTGTCGGTCTATCTCCATTGCAGTAAATCATATATAGAGGAAACTATTGAATCAACACCGTACATATATGACGAAACATTAtggtaacctcgaagtgaatGTTTCTATGGTAATGGCGTAATTTTTTGGACCAATCGATGATcgactatttacacataattgcaATGGATGGGTCCTTGACGGTTTTCTTGGTATTTATGAATTCAAGTCAGCAGGTGTACACAAGTTTACAAAACTTGTAACCTTATATACATAATTACAGACTATAAATTCAAATCGTTAGGCAAATTTCAATGGagtgagggagagggggggggggggctgtaggTACCGGACGGTTTTAAGGAGTTGTTCCTTATTACCCCCACACTCTTGGCGACGCCGCTCTTCTTGAGTATTGTAAGAACTGCCACTTGAGATTGTCATTTGCGtttaaaatattctttctttctatctAACAATGATATAACCGTGAATCAACTCATACACGCCGTAGATACGTACACAGCTTTATAATCCGTTGTAGCCAAAATCGTGTAGTCTATAAAGACGTGGCTACGAAAGagatattttatttgtatacgCTCAAAGTATACAGGCCTTTTTTAACACATCACGGCCACACTTCAGGGCAATATGCTCCTTTAAATTAGAGGTTTAAGTGTGCAatactttttatctttttatgtTTGCCACCGGAGTATATTTAccattaaaatttgttttatggtctatgatataaacatatctgttataatattttattttagcaGAGTTAACAATGAATGGCAAATATTTGCTTTGATTAGACTATATAATCAGACAAGAGCCATTCACGTTCACGTACCTTTTAGAACGGTTTAATTCTCCACTTACTGCGTAGAAAGGAATTGCCTGCACGCTTCATCAAAACCGATTAACAATTTCCAATTTTGTGAGTATTTATAACTatttttttacttgtttttaTAAATCCTAGTTTTATTCAATATCATTCTTCGTCATATGACTGCTTTGGATAAACTTTGGGATTAGGAATGCGTGTCATATCTACTTTTACTGTTCCAGGCACCACCTTTTGCTATGTCCAATTCACAGTCCCAAGCgtttacatattttcatttccatttaGGCAGATCGGTCTTAAAGTTCTCTCTGTTAATATTTCCAAAGCTTTCGATAAGGAGTCAAAGATTATATCATTGACctttttgattaaatatagttaaTAATCTAGGTTGATGAGCAAGCAATCAATAAAGTTTGATGCTAGCCCCAGTGTTTCCGCATCACCCTGAATCTTTTCGCCCAAACCTTTCTTACTGGCTTTGAACCTGTGGACATAAAACCAGCTTCTATGGCCTAGTGTTTAGGGTGTCCTCACATaaagcgtatatatatatatatatatatatatatatatatatatatatatatatatatatatatatatatatatatatatatatatatatatatatatatatatatatatatatatatatataatgaacacCACTTCACGACCGGCTTCGTcctttgggactcatcaggcgaaggtagggaGAATCGAATCCCTGATCCATGTGTCACAGACCGAAATTCTGTACCACGCGAAGACAGTATTtttactggtgtgtgaatgcgtataatcTCGCTTTGTATAACTGTACATGAGGACGTGTTGCCAAGTGTTATGACGTGTACAGAATGCACTCCTGGtgcttttgaatctgacaatgtaCACAGATTTACCACATTTTATAGGTAAGCCAATTCGTTAATAAGacatgaatgtgtagcaagtggtatgacagatatatgataaataaataaagatcaaAACACCAAAAAAATTCCACTGCACGACTGCACTGTGTCACAGATAAGGTAATATTCTCATCTTCATCCGCTATATAAATTATACTGCAATTTAAGCGTTGGGATAGACCGTTTCTTTTCAGGTGACAATATTTTAAGTGTACTTTCCATGGAATGCGATTTCAAACATGTTTTAGAAAGATGTccaattaatgaaatgattgaTCCGTTACTTTGAGGTACAGTATCTGTCAGGTTTAATATACCGATATTATAACTCACTTCATGGCAGATCCAATCCGAGGCCGGAACCGAGTCTAGCTTATCGGAGTCCGAGAAAAGTCCGAGTCGAGGGCATTCCATATCACAGTCCCTATTCGAGTCAGTAACATAATCAGAATACCATCAATCTCTAATACCTCACCGCACCCCACCGTACCACACCCTTCCCCACACCATACCTAGATATGTGATCTTGCATACGTCATCATTAAAATCTGGGTACGGATGGGAGTCAGTGGGGCATATTATTCCACTGCTTCCGTACTATCTTCTCATTGCATTACACAGACAAACAGCCTGAGTTATGTTGGCATTTCCTATGTATACTTTCAGGCGCTGTCAAAAAGTAATAATCAGAACAGTACGTTATCACAGGTGAACTAAGTTAAAGAAAAAGTTAGTGTGTACATTTTCCACGTCTAGCATAAAGAGCAGTATTTGGCATGTAACATACTTTTCATTGGTAATCTTATTATAGCCCCAAGCTACATCATTTCATCATGCTAACATTTCACAGTAACGTCGTGACGTTAGATCATTTAGTTAataatttggtaatattttgttttaaaaactgTCAAAGGGACATTCCGGTGTCTAGAGTTGCTTGCTTACTGAAAATGGTGGAGTTTTTCTGAATTTTCAGGTCAAAACTGCATCGTCATGATAGCAATTTGTATGGCGCAGATATGAACTCTTTAAATTTGGTCGTACTTTCTGCATACAactggcaacagcagagtaaAGGATGTCACCGGTATAATACATCTGAAATGTTTGAGTTTTTCTTTAACAGGTTAACTCATTCTTTTGCGAAATGTTCCGTTTACATCAAATTCTAAAGTGATAAAACCCTGACAGctataagcaaacattccaaatgtgcATGGTCTCAAGGACACCGAATATTTGCCGTGGCGACATCACATAACTCCTAATGTGATCTACTCCATGATATAATGGAGGTTTCTCCGGTCAAATAACGGTTCCtatcaatcaaccatatcttgagttgGAGACAAATAAGTTATGAAAATAGGGTGTTTCAATAACAGTACATAATACTTTTATTTTCCATATAAGTGTCACATTGTTCGTCACCGAAATAGCCCTTAAACAGACCAATATTTAGCGATGTAGAAAGTGCCCctaaaaatatttgttgattgTGAAAAATGAAGGTTGTTCGTTGAATTGATCGAAATGTAAACGGCGATATCACTTGCTAACCTGTAAACCAAAGCCATTTTCAATTCGCCCTTTCATCACGGGATAAACATTAACTTCAATCCATTTAATCCATTTTGATACATCAAAACATTTATCCTCAGTGCCGTAGTTGTGTAACCACCAGACCTGGTAATGAACATGTATTTATAGTGTATCGAAGTAATGTAAGCTGAATTTGAGATATTAATATAGCCAAAAATAGTTGAGTTTATAGCAGGGCATGGCGGGAGGAAGGGGGAAAGGGgacagaaaatgaaaattacAGACTTatcttttacataatttatattgTACGAAGAGGTGTCTATAGTCAAAGGTTGTTTTTGAACCAAGTTTATTCCTGGATGAGCCCATTTTATGTGATGATGAACATAAACTAAGAAAGGCGTCGACTTAGTTTGATTTAATTGCCATCTTAACTTTAATATTGGACAGTTGACTAAAAGGTGGCTAGTAGAAATCAACCGTGTCCGAACGTAAGCAACGAGCGTTAAGAGTAGCTATGCATTCTGCGAGTAAGGTATCCCAcgggggtgggatggggagcATGAAATACATTGCCACTACTCAATGTTATTCTGAATACTGCAAAAGCAAATGGTCCTGTCTAGTATAGTCTTCTTTTGCTCGACTTATAATGTTCTTTGTCTGACGGTACTTGTAAGAGCCGTGGGAGAAAGAAAGGTATTATACTGTTCCTAAGGTAATTTCGTGATAACCGAGACATCATATACAAATAAAGTCTGATAAGTTTCAATGAAGTTACTATGAGGTAAATAAACCTATTTATAAACCTATTTGCATCATCAATCACTCCCTATAGTTATGTGTGTTTATTAACAGTTATGAGTTTATTGGATTTTACGTTGCACCATAATCAAAGTGTCCTTTATCTCTTTCTATGATCTCCACTCAGACAATATACACATACATCCTATCATTTCAAGTTACGCTAGGTAATATAGTCATTGATTAAAGAAATAAGTGACTTGTAATATCTGAAATGTTTTTGCAATCAGGTTTGGTATATATCAGGCGTTTTAACCataaatctgaaaaatggcTTTTCCTCTTGATTTGTTTGGCCTGCAaagacaggaaaaaaaaaaaaaatcattttttgttgACTGAGTAATTTGAGATATGCTTTGCTGCAAACAGTTTATTGCAGCAAAGTCCAATTTTCTGCCAAATTTTCGGTATTGCAATACCTGCAATCTTCATAAatgtagtatttttttttcttctgagaACTGATTACGCAATATATTTGGctttttatttgatttgaacGTTCCCTTGGACCTAGCATGCCTCTGAATCCGCCACTGACAGAACCCTTTCCAAATTTGCTTTGTTTGGGTGTTTATTCTTTGGAGTTTTACGCATTAAGCACTTGTACTAGCCCTGGTTTAAGTTTCGAATTTCAGAAGCATCATGTACACATGCAAAATACTTACTTTAATGTCCTAGCTCGTTTACAGGAAGACTCAGGTATGAAAGCAAATTTACAAAACGGAACGAGAATTATTGTGCATTATATgtataacaacaacattggcGAGTTTCCATTTGCTTAATTGTTTGTAAGAAAGCCTAGAAATTAACCAACTTTGTGATATCGTTATACGCAGATCTTGCCTATAAGAAAATCCGTCCTAGATACTCCACCTTTTCCATCAAACGTAATGAGCCACTGGTGGGTAGGTACACAACTTGTGTAGTTTGCCAATAATGTAACTCATTTGTCGTTTTTGTTTCGCACAACCAACAGAAATACGATCGACAGTTTCCCAGAACATCTTTGATATTTGAGATCGACAGCAACCATGTTGGTATTCGTGAGTTTTGTACATTTTTGCTGTCTCATTGGAGTAGTTTCTGGACAAGGTAATTGCTAATTACTTCTCGATGGCTACTTAAGGTTATGTTATTGCCTTTCAACGATTAACATCCATCAATAGACTAACATTTCTGAATAAAATCAATCACTTAACATCACTTAGCCTCGATGAGCATTAGCTGAACAATTCCCTTTTAAACGACCATTTAATAGTTTCAGATGTTGCGATGTTGTAGTATTAATGAGGCCCATCAAAGAAGAGTGCCTCGTTGTCAGTTTTGACATGAACCACATGAATTTATTCACGCTTTAGCAACACGAAGAAATCACAGGAAGACCTTAATATCTGCATGTTACATTTACATACATGCTACTCTACGTTCAAACATGATGCCGAATTAGATAAGTAATTGTACACAAGAATCTCTCTTTCTTTGATTTTCAGAATGGGTCTCTGAGACAAATGGTAACATTCCTGCCTATCCGTTTCGTGACAACTATCATGACGACGGACGCTTCTACATATGCAAAAGCTACTCCCATGGCGAACCAGTCGTAGGTAAAATAAGCTACTATCAGGGTAGTTGTAAGGTTCCGTGGGGCGAAAAGGAAAGCAACGATTATAGCTACCAGGTACTGACTCAACCACCCTGGGCTGATTACACTCTGGAATGGAAGGCAGGGTACTCCTGGGGCAACGTACCTTCTGGTGCCGTTTGCATCGGGTCAGGCGTCTATGTTGGTCGTTACAAGAAACGTAGCCGTTACTACGTCCCTGGAAAGGTAATTCCGAAGCACTGGTCAATGTTCTATGGTTACAACGGGAAAGAATATCAGGCTCGACGGCGATATGAAGTTCTTGTTAAGAAAACTCGAAAAATTTTACATTACGAATTGACCAACGTTGAGTACGATTTCAGTCAAGCAGAAGAGATCATCTCGCCTGACTTAAAACAATTGGCGACTGCACAACAGGTGACAAACGACAGTCCGTACACAGTGACCACGTCCGTCTCTTTGGAGATAACGAAGACTGTCACCAGATCATGGTCTGAAATGACTGAAATGGGAATAGAAATCGGCAACAAACTGACCGTGAAGGTTGGTGTTCCAATGCTAGGTGAAATAACTAATGAATTCCACGTGACCGCTACTCACACATACCAGCACAAGTATGGCGAAAGCACAACGCAAACTCACAAGTCTTCTCATGCTGTCTCTGTTACGATGGGACCAAATTCGACAGCTTCAGTCACGATGGTTGCTAAAGAAGCTCGATTAAGGATTCCCTACACTGGGAAACTAACTGTCTATTTTACAAATAATGGGTGGTACAGTCGAAGCGTCTCCGGAATGTTCGATGATATCCACATGACATCAGTTGAAACGAGAATTGACGATGAAATCTCTGCCGAGTAAATGTAGCCTCCGAGCAGACGGTTGAATGGTATGCGATACAAGGATGTAGTGGCGCAGCAACTAAGAATTCCCTGTCTAAGCCGTCTGCTCCACAGGCTACATAGCTAGAGAAGAAACAAAGGACTTGCACGTCCATATGCTTTTGCTTCATGTACAATAATGCTCATTTATAAACGCAACTAATTAGCGCCCATCGGTGCATGTGTAAATCCTGTCGTGGAAAATGTACTTTGAAGGATAACTTTAGACTCTAGTTGATACATTACGAAATGTTCATAGAACAGAAATTGAATTCATTTGTACAAGTCATCTTTTTGCATCTAGTTTGGTCTTCAGTTTCCAAGTAGGCATCGTGACATATCTGAAATCCCCCTGCAACAAGAATTTCCTGTAGACGTTAGAGCGAGCTAATTTATGTCACTTTCACTATTAATCCTTTGTCCCATCCTATTTTTACTCTATAAAAGACATATTAGTTTAGCATCTCGACCTAATGGCGAAGATCAAGTACaccatatatttcttttataaGGTAATCGTGATACTGCACTTGATAAAATGGTTACAGTTATACTGCAAGCAGACTGGGGCTGACAGTGATCAAATGCAGCgaacttgttt is a window of Apostichopus japonicus isolate 1M-3 chromosome 21, ASM3797524v1, whole genome shotgun sequence DNA encoding:
- the LOC139962682 gene encoding natterin-4-like translates to MLVFVSFVHFCCLIGVVSGQEWVSETNGNIPAYPFRDNYHDDGRFYICKSYSHGEPVVGKISYYQGSCKVPWGEKESNDYSYQVLTQPPWADYTLEWKAGYSWGNVPSGAVCIGSGVYVGRYKKRSRYYVPGKVIPKHWSMFYGYNGKEYQARRRYEVLVKKTRKILHYELTNVEYDFSQAEEIISPDLKQLATAQQVTNDSPYTVTTSVSLEITKTVTRSWSEMTEMGIEIGNKLTVKVGVPMLGEITNEFHVTATHTYQHKYGESTTQTHKSSHAVSVTMGPNSTASVTMVAKEARLRIPYTGKLTVYFTNNGWYSRSVSGMFDDIHMTSVETRIDDEISAE